In Myxococcus stipitatus, the following are encoded in one genomic region:
- a CDS encoding tetratricopeptide repeat protein: MAKSMVERYEQLLRQDPTSSVFVELAKALLEKGDAARAIEVCEQGISHHPSSTVGRVLWGKALIQLGRPAQAMEQFDKAIAIEKDNPYAYNLIGEVLLQRGLYRSALPLLRKAVALQPNDGRVKLWLEQAQQALAGGPAPVFADLMGLEKAAPEEGAADGSEKPEGGEAVAAAPMAAARLRAAALGDAAKAASGSAAARTVGSRAAADLASAVAVGDAGAPGAARGPVSSNGGAAGDAGAEDVAPEAGAAGASGEGGTLPGGGASAALAGTEASGAAGTGAGSLDTSDDVDLGLSSEGTSSGSSLGLIDRPVPVLGTAPGALLPTLDLSLSDEEDGAPARSELETSSDASSGEGAQTADGSRQTPDTEASSGEGEAEAGASAAESEEDVLLRSSEFTTAKPVIPASSGGLLGDLPPVEPTGAAPVAARVASSARGSGSKRSLLDDLPDASEATGSTAKPKAGEPKQDTEALTVAYEKELRQKLAREAAKTSFIKRNGVKIAGAAALVMVLVTVVVGFLRIRAASGGQTLNEALARAEDLVVQDTRASLNGALQQLGSALEMDESSSRAWALTAWTHALLFADHGMSPEDRRKALEALEKPGVKDAAPGLVLTTNVLVADDRGREPARRALLAATDESSEVHALAATLLLASKDEKKALERFDRALRASPSNVRALVALGGYYLASEDFPQAIEMFAKARTKSPKHPLARIGQAEARLAQEQDLDEALSDVAPLADDAALPAALKPRQQLVHGQLLSAVGKYDEARALLSKGTQGALAFDFQLALGASSRAAGKLDAALAAYEAALKLQPKSDEAREGLGRTLLDKDREREVLTRLDADGGRKVALVRATAHARMGDWKRVRSELARTRVNERYPPEALSLLALADSAEGNGTQARELLEKALAASKRPRNDMRLALGQLYWRERALDKAQAQFEEAQKNPRDYEASCSLGRLLLSRGLPDMALKPLTQAVERNGAHGEARDALGRTLLALGRTPEALKQFEAWQLDNPGSAAAQKGFALALFHSGRRKEAEGAAGRAAKLAPDDAESHRLRAAILFGAGDAKGGFSALERANKLDPKDPDTFCEIAHAFLRQGNVDNADAAFAAARREGPDATCGRVGEFYAQLPSGGRAVARTLEDLASRAPTTWDKAFAQAAMARVLLGAGALKEARSAADEAVRLAPYEGRSYLALGMVALKQKQEAAAKTALLKAVELEPTDGPAYLALADVLVRESAELGRAVDAYEAFLRLAGGSEDAPRVKKALPSLKKKAAR; this comes from the coding sequence ATGGCCAAGTCGATGGTGGAGCGCTACGAGCAGCTCCTCCGGCAAGACCCTACCTCTTCCGTTTTCGTTGAACTGGCCAAGGCCCTGCTGGAGAAGGGGGACGCGGCGCGCGCCATCGAGGTGTGCGAACAGGGCATCTCGCATCATCCGTCCTCGACGGTGGGACGCGTGCTCTGGGGCAAGGCGCTGATTCAGCTGGGGCGCCCCGCCCAGGCGATGGAGCAGTTCGACAAGGCCATCGCCATCGAGAAGGACAACCCCTATGCCTACAACCTGATTGGCGAGGTGCTGTTGCAGCGCGGGCTGTATCGCTCGGCGCTGCCACTGCTCCGCAAGGCCGTGGCGCTGCAGCCCAACGATGGCCGGGTGAAGCTCTGGTTGGAGCAGGCCCAGCAGGCGTTGGCCGGAGGCCCGGCGCCTGTCTTCGCGGATTTGATGGGGCTGGAGAAGGCCGCTCCCGAGGAGGGGGCTGCTGACGGAAGTGAGAAGCCCGAGGGTGGTGAGGCGGTGGCCGCGGCTCCGATGGCGGCCGCGCGGTTGCGGGCGGCGGCGTTGGGGGATGCGGCGAAGGCCGCGAGTGGCTCGGCGGCGGCGCGGACCGTGGGCTCGCGGGCCGCGGCGGACCTGGCGAGCGCCGTCGCTGTGGGTGATGCCGGTGCACCGGGCGCTGCGCGTGGACCTGTCTCCTCGAACGGTGGCGCGGCGGGTGATGCCGGTGCGGAGGATGTGGCACCTGAGGCAGGGGCCGCTGGCGCATCGGGCGAGGGGGGAACGTTGCCTGGTGGCGGGGCTTCAGCGGCCCTGGCGGGCACCGAGGCTTCCGGCGCCGCGGGTACTGGAGCGGGTTCGCTCGACACGTCGGATGACGTGGACCTGGGGCTTTCTTCGGAAGGGACGTCGTCGGGCTCTTCGCTGGGGTTGATCGACAGGCCGGTTCCCGTTCTGGGGACGGCGCCCGGCGCGTTGCTGCCGACCCTCGACCTGTCGCTGTCCGATGAGGAGGACGGCGCGCCTGCCCGTTCGGAGCTCGAGACCTCCTCGGACGCGTCGTCTGGAGAAGGCGCTCAGACGGCGGACGGTTCGCGACAGACGCCCGACACCGAGGCGTCCTCGGGTGAGGGGGAGGCCGAGGCAGGGGCCTCCGCCGCTGAGTCCGAAGAGGACGTGTTGCTGCGCTCCAGCGAGTTCACCACCGCGAAGCCGGTGATTCCCGCCTCGAGTGGTGGACTCCTGGGAGACCTGCCGCCCGTGGAGCCGACGGGGGCCGCGCCTGTGGCGGCCCGGGTTGCGTCCTCGGCGCGGGGCTCGGGTTCCAAGCGCTCGCTGCTCGACGACCTTCCCGATGCCTCCGAGGCCACCGGGTCCACGGCGAAGCCGAAGGCCGGCGAGCCCAAGCAGGACACCGAGGCCCTCACCGTCGCCTACGAGAAGGAGCTCCGACAGAAGCTGGCGCGAGAGGCCGCGAAGACCTCCTTCATCAAGCGCAATGGCGTCAAGATCGCCGGTGCCGCGGCGCTGGTGATGGTGCTCGTCACCGTCGTCGTCGGCTTCCTCCGCATTCGCGCGGCCTCGGGAGGGCAGACGCTGAACGAGGCGCTCGCTCGCGCCGAGGACCTCGTCGTCCAGGACACGCGGGCCTCGCTGAACGGTGCCTTGCAGCAGCTCGGCAGCGCGCTGGAGATGGACGAGAGCAGCAGCCGCGCCTGGGCGCTCACCGCGTGGACACATGCGCTGCTCTTCGCGGACCACGGCATGTCCCCCGAGGACCGCCGGAAGGCACTCGAAGCCTTGGAGAAGCCCGGCGTGAAGGACGCGGCTCCGGGGCTGGTTCTCACCACCAACGTCCTCGTGGCCGATGACCGAGGCCGTGAGCCGGCCCGCCGCGCGCTGCTCGCCGCGACCGACGAGAGCTCCGAGGTCCACGCGCTCGCCGCGACCCTGCTCCTGGCGTCGAAGGACGAGAAGAAGGCCCTCGAACGCTTCGACCGCGCGCTCAGAGCCTCGCCCTCCAACGTCCGTGCCCTGGTGGCGCTGGGGGGCTACTACCTGGCCTCCGAGGACTTCCCTCAGGCCATCGAGATGTTCGCGAAGGCGCGCACCAAGTCCCCCAAGCACCCCCTGGCGCGCATCGGTCAGGCGGAGGCCCGACTGGCGCAAGAGCAGGACCTGGACGAGGCGCTCTCGGACGTGGCCCCGCTGGCCGATGACGCGGCGCTGCCCGCCGCCCTCAAGCCCCGTCAGCAACTGGTGCACGGGCAACTCTTGTCCGCCGTGGGCAAGTACGACGAGGCTCGAGCCCTGCTCTCGAAGGGAACCCAAGGCGCGCTGGCGTTCGACTTCCAACTCGCGCTGGGCGCCTCGAGTCGTGCGGCGGGGAAGCTGGACGCGGCGCTGGCCGCGTACGAGGCGGCCCTGAAGCTCCAGCCCAAGAGCGACGAAGCGCGCGAGGGACTGGGCCGGACGCTGCTGGACAAGGACCGCGAGCGCGAGGTGCTGACGCGCCTGGATGCCGATGGCGGCCGCAAGGTGGCCCTGGTGCGAGCCACCGCCCATGCCCGTATGGGAGACTGGAAGCGTGTGCGCTCGGAGCTGGCGCGAACCCGCGTCAACGAGCGCTACCCCCCGGAGGCCTTGTCGCTCCTGGCCCTGGCTGACTCCGCCGAGGGCAATGGCACCCAGGCGCGCGAGCTGCTCGAGAAGGCCCTGGCCGCCTCGAAGCGTCCGCGCAATGACATGCGCCTGGCGCTGGGACAGCTGTACTGGCGCGAGCGTGCCCTCGACAAGGCACAGGCCCAGTTCGAGGAGGCGCAGAAGAACCCTCGCGACTATGAGGCGTCGTGCTCCCTGGGCCGCTTGCTCCTGTCGCGAGGGCTGCCGGACATGGCGCTCAAGCCGCTGACGCAGGCGGTGGAGCGCAACGGCGCGCACGGCGAAGCGCGGGATGCCTTGGGCCGTACCCTGCTGGCGCTGGGCCGCACCCCCGAGGCCCTCAAGCAGTTCGAGGCGTGGCAGCTCGACAACCCAGGCAGCGCCGCCGCGCAGAAGGGCTTCGCGCTGGCCCTCTTCCATTCCGGACGCCGCAAGGAAGCGGAAGGCGCCGCGGGGCGTGCTGCGAAGCTGGCCCCGGACGACGCGGAGTCGCACCGGCTGCGCGCCGCCATCCTCTTCGGCGCGGGCGACGCGAAGGGCGGGTTCTCCGCGTTGGAGCGCGCCAACAAGCTGGACCCGAAGGACCCGGACACCTTCTGTGAGATTGCCCACGCGTTCCTCCGGCAGGGCAATGTGGACAACGCGGACGCGGCCTTCGCGGCGGCTCGCCGGGAAGGCCCAGATGCCACCTGTGGACGGGTGGGCGAGTTCTACGCGCAGCTCCCGAGCGGGGGCCGCGCCGTGGCGCGCACCCTGGAGGATCTGGCCTCGCGAGCCCCCACCACCTGGGACAAGGCCTTCGCCCAGGCCGCCATGGCCCGCGTCCTCCTGGGCGCGGGTGCCCTGAAGGAGGCCCGGTCCGCCGCGGACGAGGCGGTTCGGCTGGCCCCGTATGAGGGCCGTTCCTACCTTGCGCTGGGCATGGTGGCCCTCAAGCAGAAGCAGGAGGCGGCGGCGAAGACGGCGCTCTTGAAGGCGGTGGAGCTGGAGCCCACGGATGGGCCCGCCTATCTGGCGCTGGCGGATGTGCTCGTCCGGGAGTCAGCGGAGCTGGGTCGGGCCGTGGACGCGTATGAGGCCTTCCTCCGATTGGCCGGGGGCAGCGAGGATGCGCCGCGAGTGAAGAAGGCCCTGCCGTCCCTCAAGAAGAAGGCGGCTCGTTAG
- a CDS encoding SDR family oxidoreductase, with protein sequence MRPAVVVTGISGNLGRTLAKLLHKHERIIGIDRRPFAGRPKDVEMYELDLRKKKAEDVFRKNEVRAVIHMGIMHDPRMSEEEHHSFNVVGTTRLLEYCAKYGVKKVVVLSSANVYGPSPDNSNFLTEDAPLMAASRFSGVRDLIEVDMLAHGFFWKHPHIETVILRPVHIVGPTIKNAPSNYLRLRHPWMMAGFDPMVQLIHVEDVARAMVAALRPEPKGVYNVVGPGEVPLSAVMRELGNSPIPVPHPVARPLLGMLFKYRIANFPPPELDHIQFLCAVDGSRWVQDVAWKPRHSMRETIRAVLAD encoded by the coding sequence ATGAGACCGGCCGTCGTCGTCACGGGCATCAGCGGCAACCTCGGCCGCACCCTCGCGAAGCTTCTGCACAAGCACGAGCGCATCATCGGCATCGACCGGCGTCCCTTCGCGGGCCGGCCGAAGGATGTCGAGATGTACGAGCTCGACTTGCGAAAGAAGAAGGCGGAGGACGTCTTTCGCAAGAACGAGGTCCGCGCCGTCATCCACATGGGCATCATGCATGACCCGCGCATGAGCGAGGAGGAGCACCACTCGTTCAACGTCGTGGGTACCACGCGCCTGTTGGAGTACTGCGCGAAGTACGGCGTGAAGAAGGTCGTGGTCCTCTCCTCGGCCAACGTCTACGGCCCCAGCCCCGACAACTCGAACTTCCTCACCGAGGACGCGCCGCTCATGGCGGCCAGCCGCTTCTCCGGCGTGCGGGACTTGATTGAAGTGGACATGCTCGCGCATGGCTTCTTCTGGAAGCACCCCCACATCGAGACGGTGATTCTGCGGCCGGTCCACATCGTCGGACCCACCATCAAGAATGCGCCGTCCAACTACCTGCGCCTGCGCCACCCGTGGATGATGGCGGGCTTCGACCCCATGGTGCAGCTCATCCACGTGGAGGACGTCGCCCGCGCCATGGTGGCCGCCCTCCGCCCGGAGCCCAAGGGCGTCTACAACGTCGTGGGCCCCGGCGAGGTGCCCCTGTCCGCGGTGATGCGCGAACTGGGCAACTCCCCCATCCCCGTGCCCCACCCGGTGGCCCGGCCCCTGTTGGGCATGCTCTTCAAGTATCGCATCGCCAACTTCCCGCCCCCGGAGCTGGACCACATCCAGTTCCTGTGCGCCGTGGATGGCAGCCGCTGGGTCCAGGACGTGGCCTGGAAGCCCCGCCACTCCATGCGGGAGACCATCCGCGCCGTCCTCGCGGACTGA
- the trxB gene encoding thioredoxin-disulfide reductase → MAEEKINKVTIIGSGPAGYTAAIYAARANLEPVVFAGGPTLEHPQRVPGGQLMVTTDVENYPGFPEAITGPELMERFQKQAERFGTVIHMENVVKVDFSQRPFLIESESGIRVRSETVIISTGATAKWLGVKGEDKYKNRGVSACATCDGAFFKNQEVIVVGGGDTAMEEATYLAKIVKHVTLIHRRDTLRASKVMQERALKNPKISFLWNSAVEEVMGNEKGMTGAVVRNLKTGDSQLLTATGLFVAIGHTPNTELFQGILETHQSGYLKTVPGSTRTNIPGVFACGDVQDSYYRQAITAAGTGCMAAIDAERWLIEEGE, encoded by the coding sequence GTGGCGGAGGAGAAGATCAACAAGGTGACCATCATCGGCTCGGGGCCGGCGGGCTACACCGCGGCCATCTATGCCGCGCGCGCCAACCTGGAGCCGGTGGTGTTCGCCGGCGGTCCCACGCTGGAGCACCCCCAGCGCGTGCCTGGCGGGCAACTGATGGTGACGACGGACGTGGAGAACTACCCCGGCTTTCCGGAGGCCATCACCGGCCCGGAGCTGATGGAGCGCTTCCAGAAGCAGGCGGAGCGCTTCGGCACGGTCATCCACATGGAAAACGTGGTGAAGGTGGACTTCAGCCAGCGCCCGTTCCTCATCGAGAGCGAGAGCGGCATCCGCGTTCGCTCCGAGACGGTCATCATCTCCACTGGCGCCACCGCCAAGTGGCTGGGCGTCAAGGGCGAGGACAAGTACAAGAACCGGGGCGTGTCCGCGTGCGCCACCTGCGACGGCGCGTTCTTCAAGAACCAGGAGGTCATCGTCGTGGGCGGCGGTGACACGGCCATGGAAGAGGCCACGTACCTGGCGAAAATCGTCAAGCACGTCACCCTCATCCACCGCCGCGACACGCTGCGCGCGTCGAAGGTGATGCAGGAGCGCGCGCTCAAGAATCCCAAGATCTCCTTCCTGTGGAACTCCGCGGTCGAGGAGGTCATGGGCAACGAGAAGGGGATGACGGGCGCGGTGGTGCGCAACCTCAAGACGGGCGACAGCCAGCTGCTCACGGCCACGGGCCTGTTCGTGGCCATTGGCCACACGCCCAACACGGAGCTGTTCCAGGGCATCCTGGAGACGCACCAGAGCGGCTACCTCAAGACGGTGCCCGGCTCCACCCGCACCAACATCCCGGGCGTCTTCGCTTGTGGCGATGTGCAGGACAGCTACTACCGGCAGGCCATCACCGCCGCGGGTACCGGCTGCATGGCGGCCATCGACGCGGAGCGGTGGCTGATTGAAGAGGGCGAGTAG
- a CDS encoding DUF3006 domain-containing protein: MGCLVGMVQVELLEDTRAQVVRLETGQACTVEREALPSEAREGDVVVDGRREPEATALRVLEVAMKRARLAVPVPPGLEL, encoded by the coding sequence ATGGGGTGCCTGGTGGGGATGGTGCAGGTGGAGCTGCTCGAGGACACGCGGGCGCAGGTGGTGAGGCTGGAGACCGGGCAGGCCTGCACGGTGGAGCGAGAGGCCTTGCCCTCGGAGGCGCGCGAGGGAGACGTGGTGGTGGATGGCCGGAGGGAACCAGAGGCGACGGCGCTGAGGGTGCTCGAGGTCGCGATGAAGCGGGCCCGCCTGGCTGTCCCGGTACCGCCGGGGCTCGAGCTGTGA
- a CDS encoding ATP-dependent DNA helicase RecQ, whose amino-acid sequence MVNMRAMPLALPYFEQAQQGLVRHFGLAQFRPGQAEVISTVLSGRNTVVVMPTGAGKSLCYQLPATLLPGLTLVVSPLIALMKDQVEQLTARGISATFINSSLSDLERAERMRRLRAGEYKLLYVAPERFRSASFVQTVMDVGVDLFAVDEAHCISQWGHDFRPDYAQLGQVRKRLRPPRTVALTATATPEVRADIVRVLLMKEPREFAMGFDRPNLFLGKQEVGGDTDRHEACARLAALGGSGIIYCSTRRASEGVFSELHGRGVKAVLYHAGMDDDARRRAQDTFMSTKDAVAVATNAFGMGIDKPDIRFVAHANIPRAVEAYYQEIGRAGRDGGEARAVLLFNHSDVYTQERLIQGSHPSEAVLADVWGVLQTVEEFERGVHVLAGMVNASEFEVSAAVRIFERAGKLERGNRGEGAHGVMLTEKAQGAHPHAADAQRLLKSLLETFPVGRQATTELTILARRIGMTVDEVRHALGLLEKSGVVKVRRPFSGRSIRALARLPFRELGMDLRHVREQERQNLQLLRRMTDYAYADREQRCRRRSVLHYFGQEDVESSCGNCDVCAPAKMPVLLSGGPSASRARATAAAAPVTNYSELASTELRRWRKELSKDLGVAPFIIFNDATLLGLAAALPIDREGFLTVKGTGESRWERFGPKVVEICLMARAAGHEPQAMPMAVSKARQPRIRRAVGSDG is encoded by the coding sequence ATGGTGAACATGCGAGCGATGCCGTTGGCCCTGCCCTATTTCGAACAAGCCCAGCAGGGCCTGGTGCGCCACTTCGGCCTGGCACAGTTTCGTCCGGGCCAGGCCGAGGTCATCTCCACGGTCCTGAGCGGGCGCAACACCGTGGTGGTGATGCCCACGGGCGCGGGCAAGAGCCTGTGCTACCAGCTTCCGGCCACGCTGCTGCCGGGGTTGACGCTGGTGGTGTCTCCACTGATTGCGCTGATGAAGGACCAGGTGGAGCAGCTCACGGCGCGAGGCATCTCCGCGACGTTCATCAACTCCTCACTGTCGGACCTGGAGCGCGCGGAGCGGATGCGCCGGCTGCGCGCAGGGGAGTACAAGCTGCTGTACGTGGCGCCCGAACGGTTCCGGAGCGCGAGTTTCGTCCAGACAGTCATGGACGTGGGCGTGGACCTGTTCGCGGTGGACGAGGCGCACTGCATCTCCCAGTGGGGCCACGACTTCCGGCCGGACTACGCGCAGTTGGGACAGGTGCGAAAGCGGCTGCGCCCGCCGCGCACGGTGGCGCTCACCGCGACGGCAACACCTGAGGTTCGCGCGGACATCGTCCGGGTGTTGTTGATGAAGGAGCCCCGGGAGTTCGCCATGGGGTTCGACCGGCCCAACCTCTTCCTCGGCAAGCAGGAGGTGGGCGGAGACACGGACCGGCACGAGGCCTGCGCGCGGCTGGCGGCGCTGGGAGGCAGCGGCATCATCTACTGCTCGACGCGCCGCGCGTCGGAGGGGGTCTTCTCGGAGCTGCATGGCCGGGGCGTGAAGGCGGTGCTGTACCACGCGGGCATGGACGACGACGCGAGGCGGCGGGCCCAGGACACCTTCATGTCCACGAAGGACGCGGTGGCGGTGGCCACCAATGCGTTCGGCATGGGCATCGACAAGCCCGACATCCGCTTCGTCGCCCACGCCAACATCCCCCGGGCGGTGGAGGCCTACTACCAGGAGATTGGCCGAGCGGGCCGCGACGGCGGCGAGGCGCGGGCGGTGCTGCTGTTCAACCACTCGGACGTCTACACGCAGGAGCGGCTCATCCAGGGCAGCCACCCGTCGGAGGCGGTCCTCGCGGATGTGTGGGGCGTGCTCCAGACGGTGGAGGAGTTCGAGCGGGGCGTGCATGTGCTCGCGGGCATGGTGAACGCCAGCGAGTTCGAGGTCTCCGCCGCGGTGCGCATCTTCGAGCGCGCGGGGAAGCTGGAGCGAGGCAACCGCGGCGAGGGAGCGCACGGGGTGATGCTGACGGAGAAGGCCCAGGGTGCCCATCCGCATGCGGCGGACGCACAGCGGTTGTTGAAGTCGCTGCTGGAGACCTTTCCCGTGGGGCGGCAGGCCACCACGGAGTTGACCATCCTCGCCAGGCGCATCGGGATGACGGTGGATGAGGTGCGGCACGCGCTGGGCCTGTTGGAGAAGTCAGGCGTGGTGAAGGTGCGAAGGCCTTTTTCCGGACGCTCCATCCGGGCCCTTGCGCGCCTCCCCTTCCGCGAGCTGGGCATGGACCTGCGCCACGTGCGCGAGCAGGAGCGGCAGAACCTCCAGCTCCTGCGGCGGATGACGGACTACGCCTATGCGGACCGGGAGCAGCGCTGCCGGCGGCGGAGCGTCCTGCACTACTTCGGGCAGGAGGATGTGGAGTCCTCGTGCGGCAACTGCGACGTCTGCGCGCCGGCGAAGATGCCGGTGCTGTTGTCCGGCGGACCGTCCGCGTCGCGGGCCCGGGCCACCGCCGCCGCGGCGCCCGTGACGAACTACAGCGAGCTGGCCTCGACGGAGCTGCGGCGCTGGCGCAAGGAGCTGTCGAAGGACCTGGGCGTCGCCCCCTTCATCATCTTCAACGATGCGACGCTCCTGGGACTCGCCGCGGCATTGCCCATCGACAGGGAGGGCTTCCTCACGGTGAAGGGCACGGGCGAGAGCCGCTGGGAGCGGTTTGGCCCCAAGGTGGTGGAAATCTGCCTCATGGCTCGGGCCGCGGGGCATGAGCCCCAGGCCATGCCCATGGCCGTGAGCAAGGCACGCCAGCCTCGCATCCGCCGCGCGGTGGGCTCCGACGGATGA
- a CDS encoding esterase/lipase family protein has protein sequence MRASSAAALPPARIAPVEQRAPVLFVHGLGDDASAFDSLRKHLEQAGWPHLHALSLTPNDGSESLAVLARQVAHEAQALRARTGARRVDVVAFSMGALVTRYWVQLLGGRLMVRRFISISGPHRGSALAFLARGKGITQMRPGSRLLRALGQDTHPWGNTEVHSFWSPCDLMILPASSSRLPGASERVFPVLLHPWMLTDTRVHEAVVEVLGSPAVAR, from the coding sequence GTGAGGGCGTCCTCGGCCGCGGCGCTGCCCCCCGCGCGAATCGCGCCCGTGGAGCAACGCGCCCCCGTGTTGTTCGTCCACGGCCTGGGTGATGACGCGAGCGCCTTCGACTCCCTGCGCAAGCACCTGGAACAAGCGGGCTGGCCCCACCTCCATGCCCTCTCGCTCACGCCCAACGACGGGAGCGAGAGCCTCGCCGTCCTCGCGCGACAGGTGGCGCACGAAGCCCAGGCGCTGCGAGCCCGCACCGGCGCGCGCCGGGTGGATGTCGTGGCGTTCAGCATGGGGGCGCTCGTCACGCGCTACTGGGTGCAGTTGCTGGGCGGCAGGCTGATGGTGCGTCGCTTCATCTCCATCTCCGGTCCCCACCGGGGCTCCGCGCTGGCGTTCCTGGCTCGCGGCAAAGGCATCACGCAGATGAGGCCAGGAAGCCGGCTGCTCCGAGCGCTCGGGCAGGACACGCACCCGTGGGGCAACACGGAGGTGCACAGCTTCTGGTCGCCGTGCGACTTGATGATTCTGCCCGCCTCCAGCTCACGCCTGCCCGGGGCCAGCGAGCGCGTCTTCCCGGTGCTGCTCCACCCGTGGATGCTCACGGACACGCGAGTGCACGAAGCGGTGGTGGAGGTGCTCGGCTCGCCCGCGGTGGCGCGGTGA
- the radC gene encoding RadC family protein, giving the protein MEWSMGEAWADEEPAAVRAAGSVEQTRERIFRLGAQALSDPELLCVAWGASARATGAKQEAEALLNRCGGLKALLQAEPMELKGLPGMGPRRAAQVLAAMELGRRAQRTLDRRPRLRTAREIHAYLMPVLGALRREVFHVLCFNARNVLVHDIRVAEGTMNTCPVDPREVFAAALVSRATAIVLAHNHPSGDPEPSVQDVGLTRHLIAGARLINVKVLDHLVVGDGAFVSMLERGLLPEPERGTAWEWNAAQGGG; this is encoded by the coding sequence ATGGAGTGGAGCATGGGCGAGGCGTGGGCGGACGAGGAGCCAGCGGCGGTGCGGGCCGCTGGGAGCGTGGAACAGACCCGGGAGCGGATCTTCCGATTGGGCGCGCAGGCGCTCTCGGACCCGGAGCTGTTGTGTGTCGCGTGGGGCGCATCGGCCCGGGCGACAGGCGCGAAGCAGGAAGCCGAAGCGCTCTTGAACCGCTGCGGCGGACTCAAGGCGCTCCTGCAAGCCGAACCGATGGAGCTCAAGGGCCTGCCGGGAATGGGGCCACGCCGGGCGGCGCAGGTGCTGGCGGCGATGGAGCTGGGCCGCCGTGCGCAGCGGACGTTGGACCGCAGGCCTCGGCTGCGCACGGCGCGGGAGATTCACGCGTACCTGATGCCGGTGCTGGGCGCGCTGCGGCGCGAGGTCTTCCACGTGTTGTGCTTCAACGCGCGCAACGTGCTGGTGCATGACATCCGGGTCGCCGAGGGCACCATGAACACGTGCCCGGTGGACCCTCGGGAGGTCTTCGCCGCGGCGCTGGTGTCCCGGGCCACGGCCATCGTGCTGGCGCACAACCACCCATCGGGAGACCCGGAGCCCAGCGTCCAGGACGTGGGCCTGACGCGGCACCTCATCGCGGGGGCGCGGCTCATCAACGTCAAGGTGTTGGACCATCTGGTGGTGGGCGACGGGGCCTTCGTGTCGATGCTGGAGCGAGGGCTGCTTCCGGAGCCGGAGCGAGGGACGGCGTGGGAATGGAACGCGGCGCAAGGAGGTGGCTGA
- a CDS encoding lysophospholipid acyltransferase family protein: MLERLGDRVKKGLRDWTDRMANDEQKSRMSALARPENEYGVDPFGYNLDFSLSAVAPFLWLYRNYFRVETYGIEKVPAGRVLLVSNHSGQLPLDGAMIGVSLMLEANPPRAVRSMVEKWVPSLPYVSTFMARMGQIVGTPENCRRLLESDEAILVFPEGTRGINKLWPQRYQLQEFGLGFMRLALETRTPIIPVAVVGAEEQAPALMDLKPVAKLLGFPSFPITPTGLPFPLPTKYRLYYGDPMHFTGRPDDEDSELDKKVRTVKGAIQSMLHQGLKERRGVFW, from the coding sequence ATGCTGGAGCGACTCGGCGACCGAGTGAAGAAGGGCCTGCGCGATTGGACCGACCGCATGGCCAATGACGAGCAGAAGTCTCGCATGTCGGCCCTGGCTCGGCCGGAGAACGAGTACGGGGTGGACCCGTTCGGGTACAACCTTGACTTCAGCCTGTCCGCAGTGGCGCCCTTCCTCTGGCTCTACCGGAACTACTTCCGCGTGGAGACCTACGGCATCGAGAAGGTCCCCGCCGGCCGCGTGCTGCTGGTCTCCAACCACTCCGGGCAGCTCCCCCTGGATGGCGCCATGATTGGCGTGTCCCTGATGCTGGAGGCCAATCCTCCCCGCGCCGTGCGCAGCATGGTGGAGAAGTGGGTGCCGTCCCTGCCGTACGTCTCCACCTTCATGGCGCGCATGGGGCAGATTGTCGGCACGCCGGAGAACTGCCGGCGGCTGCTCGAGTCGGATGAAGCCATCCTCGTCTTCCCGGAGGGCACCCGCGGCATCAACAAGCTGTGGCCCCAGCGCTACCAGCTCCAGGAGTTCGGCCTGGGCTTCATGCGCCTGGCGCTGGAGACGCGCACGCCCATCATCCCCGTGGCCGTCGTCGGCGCCGAGGAGCAGGCCCCGGCGCTCATGGACCTCAAGCCGGTGGCGAAGCTCTTGGGCTTCCCGTCGTTCCCCATCACCCCCACGGGCCTGCCCTTCCCGCTGCCCACGAAGTATCGCCTGTACTACGGCGACCCCATGCACTTCACCGGGCGCCCGGACGACGAGGACAGCGAGCTGGACAAGAAGGTCCGCACCGTGAAGGGCGCGATTCAGTCCATGCTCCACCAGGGCCTGAAGGAGCGCCGGGGGGTGTTCTGGTGA
- a CDS encoding cyclic nucleotide-binding domain-containing protein, producing the protein MDAELLRKVALFEGLTQGQLAKVAQLGHTRDYPAGAFLFREGETGQEMFVIAQGKVRISKSVPGIGEEALAILEPGQYFGEMAVIEDSPRSADAIAHVSCSVWAMERSKLDQLMFTDKDLAYVLLWTFVRTLSERLRETNDKIKAFFAISRF; encoded by the coding sequence ATGGATGCCGAGCTCCTCAGAAAGGTTGCGCTGTTCGAGGGTTTGACCCAGGGCCAGCTCGCCAAGGTGGCTCAGCTCGGCCACACCAGGGACTACCCGGCGGGCGCTTTCCTCTTCCGCGAGGGGGAGACCGGCCAGGAGATGTTCGTCATCGCCCAGGGCAAGGTCCGCATCTCCAAGTCCGTCCCCGGAATTGGCGAGGAGGCGCTCGCCATCCTGGAGCCCGGCCAGTACTTCGGTGAGATGGCGGTAATCGAGGACTCGCCCCGCTCCGCGGACGCCATCGCCCATGTCTCCTGCTCGGTGTGGGCCATGGAACGCTCGAAGCTGGACCAGTTGATGTTCACCGACAAGGACCTGGCGTACGTGCTGCTGTGGACGTTCGTCCGGACGCTGAGCGAGCGGCTTCGCGAGACGAACGACAAGATCAAGGCGTTCTTCGCCATCTCCCGCTTCTGA